In one Neobacillus sp. WH10 genomic region, the following are encoded:
- the tlp gene encoding small acid-soluble spore protein Tlp, with product MDYNNQPKPDDRSDNAEKLQSMIEDTKENIQKAEESMQFTDSEQQRQQIEEKNHRRRESIESFQAEIQDES from the coding sequence ATGGACTATAATAACCAACCTAAGCCAGATGATCGCAGTGATAATGCTGAAAAGCTCCAATCTATGATTGAGGATACAAAGGAAAATATCCAAAAGGCGGAAGAATCCATGCAATTTACAGATAGTGAGCAGCAACGCCAGCAAATTGAAGAAAAGAATCATCGGAGAAGAGAAAGCATTGAATCCTTCCAAGCAGAGATTCAGGATGAAAGTTGA
- a CDS encoding acid-soluble spore protein N, translating to MSNETGYKTKRFKPDHIGTQPRGFGGNKGKKMQDTSGKHAQVMQTKGE from the coding sequence ATGAGTAATGAAACAGGCTATAAAACAAAACGATTTAAACCAGATCATATTGGCACACAACCCCGAGGATTCGGTGGAAATAAGGGCAAAAAGATGCAAGATACTTCCGGTAAACATGCCCAAGTAATGCAAACTAAAGGTGAATAA
- a CDS encoding FbpB family small basic protein has translation MRKPRKCSFAELVSENKTQLLKDRAAMEKIEQRIEEKRLGKAE, from the coding sequence ATGAGAAAACCTAGAAAATGTTCTTTCGCAGAACTTGTATCTGAAAATAAAACTCAACTTTTAAAAGATCGTGCTGCGATGGAAAAAATTGAACAGCGCATAGAAGAAAAACGTCTCGGAAAAGCGGAATAA
- a CDS encoding redoxin domain-containing protein: MVKKVIAAVVLVTLLTVAIVQAMDKKTDAPEKTSQASATKEGLSIGAKAPDFELKTLTGETVKLSDLKGKKVMLNFWATWCGPCKAEMPEMEQFFKQIGDDTVILAVNIDPQLDVQAFVDEYKLTFPILLDADDKVNETYQIISIPTTYFIDSKGIIQNKFIGTMKLDNMQDFTKKLN, from the coding sequence ATGGTCAAAAAAGTAATTGCTGCCGTTGTCTTAGTTACATTACTTACTGTAGCAATTGTTCAAGCAATGGATAAAAAGACAGATGCACCCGAAAAGACAAGCCAAGCATCAGCTACTAAAGAAGGTCTTTCGATTGGGGCGAAGGCACCTGATTTTGAACTAAAAACATTGACTGGAGAAACGGTAAAGCTTTCGGATTTAAAAGGGAAAAAGGTGATGCTAAACTTTTGGGCAACTTGGTGTGGGCCATGTAAAGCAGAAATGCCGGAAATGGAACAATTCTTTAAGCAAATCGGTGATGATACAGTAATTTTGGCTGTTAACATTGATCCGCAATTAGATGTCCAAGCGTTTGTAGACGAATATAAATTAACCTTTCCTATCCTTCTAGATGCAGATGACAAAGTAAATGAAACCTATCAGATCATATCAATACCTACTACTTATTTTATTGACAGCAAGGGGATCATTCAAAATAAATTTATTGGCACCATGAAGCTCGATAACATGCAAGATTTTACAAAAAAATTAAATTAA
- a CDS encoding class II aldolase/adducin family protein — translation MITEIKYKKQICDIGRRIYDKGFVAANDGNISIRINENEFLITPTGVSKGTLTPEMIIKVDGQGNVLDGDYRPTSEMKMHLLVYQERPDIQAVVHVHPPYATAFAIAGIPLDQAIMPESVVYLGTIPIAEYGTPSTAEIPNAIRKYVHEHQGVLLENHGALTWGKDLEHAYFLMESLEFTAKINWITKQLNGDRELSKKHVQTLVELKTKMGIKGKSPLGVETQNGLHAEKITPSRERSLSEQDLNLIVERVSQSIMNELKKYL, via the coding sequence ATGATTACAGAAATAAAGTATAAAAAACAAATTTGTGATATCGGAAGGCGAATTTACGATAAAGGGTTTGTGGCTGCCAACGACGGCAACATTTCCATTCGGATTAATGAAAATGAATTTCTCATCACCCCAACAGGTGTCAGTAAAGGTACACTAACACCCGAAATGATAATTAAAGTAGATGGTCAAGGAAATGTACTTGATGGAGATTATCGGCCGACCTCTGAAATGAAAATGCATCTTCTTGTCTATCAAGAACGTCCAGACATCCAAGCCGTAGTCCATGTTCATCCGCCATATGCAACAGCATTTGCCATAGCGGGAATTCCCTTGGATCAGGCGATTATGCCAGAATCAGTGGTCTACCTCGGAACTATACCAATTGCTGAATATGGAACCCCTTCAACGGCAGAAATACCAAATGCCATAAGGAAGTACGTACACGAACATCAAGGTGTGCTTTTAGAAAACCATGGCGCATTAACTTGGGGTAAGGATTTGGAACATGCGTATTTTCTAATGGAATCGTTAGAATTTACAGCAAAAATAAATTGGATCACGAAACAACTAAATGGAGACCGTGAGCTTTCGAAAAAGCATGTTCAAACACTGGTCGAGTTGAAAACAAAAATGGGGATAAAAGGGAAGTCACCGCTAGGGGTTGAAACCCAGAACGGTCTCCATGCGGAAAAAATAACCCCTTCACGTGAACGTTCATTATCCGAACAAGATTTGAACTTGATAGTTGAAAGGGTCTCACAAAGCATTATGAACGAATTGAAAAAGTACCTTTAG
- the mtnA gene encoding S-methyl-5-thioribose-1-phosphate isomerase, translated as MEDSYLQSVSYENGVLKILDQTKIPNVTEFLEITKIEDAWDAIKQLKVRGAPAIGIAAAYGLVVGIKNAPENSFEDFYAFFKKQAEYLATSRPTAVNLFWALKRMDERATKELEQPVQKIKEALELEAQLIRNEDEEVCRTIGEHALTLLHDGIGILTHCNAGGIATARYGTALAPLYLAKEKGWNIKVFADETRPLLQGARLTAWELMQAGIDVTLITDNMAAMVMKKGWVQAVIVGCDRVAANGDVANKIGTYGVALLAKAHNIPFYVAAPLSTIDLETKTGVDIPIEEREAAEITEGFGKRTAPEGVKVFNPAFDVTPHELVTAIITEKGILTGNYQEELPNLFQ; from the coding sequence ATGGAAGACAGTTATTTACAATCCGTTTCTTATGAAAACGGTGTATTAAAAATATTAGACCAAACTAAAATTCCAAATGTAACAGAATTTCTTGAAATCACAAAAATTGAAGATGCATGGGATGCAATTAAACAATTGAAAGTGCGTGGTGCTCCAGCAATAGGGATTGCAGCTGCCTATGGGTTAGTGGTGGGCATAAAGAATGCTCCTGAAAATTCTTTTGAAGATTTTTACGCTTTTTTTAAAAAACAAGCTGAATATTTAGCTACATCACGTCCAACAGCTGTTAATTTATTTTGGGCATTGAAACGAATGGACGAGCGGGCAACTAAAGAATTAGAACAACCAGTTCAAAAAATTAAAGAAGCATTAGAGCTAGAAGCTCAATTGATCAGAAATGAAGATGAAGAAGTATGCCGTACAATCGGGGAGCATGCGTTAACACTTTTACATGACGGTATTGGAATTCTTACCCATTGCAATGCTGGCGGTATCGCCACAGCAAGATATGGAACAGCACTTGCACCTCTTTATTTGGCAAAAGAAAAAGGCTGGAATATTAAGGTCTTTGCAGATGAAACGAGACCACTTCTGCAGGGCGCTCGCCTGACTGCCTGGGAGCTAATGCAAGCAGGGATTGATGTCACTCTTATTACGGATAATATGGCAGCAATGGTAATGAAGAAAGGCTGGGTTCAAGCTGTGATTGTTGGATGTGACCGTGTTGCAGCCAACGGGGATGTTGCAAACAAAATTGGAACCTACGGAGTGGCACTCCTGGCAAAAGCACACAATATTCCTTTTTACGTAGCAGCACCACTCTCTACGATCGATTTAGAAACAAAAACAGGGGTAGATATTCCAATTGAGGAACGCGAAGCAGCTGAAATTACCGAAGGTTTTGGCAAAAGAACAGCTCCTGAAGGTGTGAAGGTGTTTAATCCCGCATTTGATGTCACACCACATGAATTGGTTACAGCTATTATTACCGAAAAGGGTATCCTAACTGGAAATTATCAAGAAGAGCTGCCAAACCTTTTTCAATAG
- the abc-f gene encoding ribosomal protection-like ABC-F family protein, translating into MFNKQTSNSVMINVKGLEKSYNLQKILDNIQFEIKYGERIGLVGLNGTGKTTLANLIFGKILPDKGVIEKSNDLRIGYLSQSIDYEVNDFHEFMSDVADNDLFQHASELGLRKVYDWEDNRLSHLSGGEKLKLALSMVWASKPDLLILDEPTNHLDFHGIEWLITELEKFHGPVLIISHDRHFLDKTVNRIFELEIGKIHFYNGNYSNYRKEKQLRVENQRHQYNVQQRQIKLVEEQMDQLKSWSENAHRNSTKQEGFKEYHRVKAKKRDNQVKSKMKRLQNELEKHKVDKPIEETKVRFQFEHQGKKGKRIIEANNLSKTFDNRTLFRDSSFYINQGERIGFLGENGCGKTTLIKMIFGVEQSSDGELWKSESIKIAYLSQDVSDLPIDKSTLEALGYTDKESILKTRTLLANLGLKEDHISKPIGSLSLGERTRVKLVDMLMQEYDVLILDEPTNHLDLPSREQLEKTLNEFTGTIITVSHDYYFLNKICDRLLVFENQQIKRFEMKPEEYLTKDKKNDENRRKEALMIIENRIATILGELSLIDQGDPKYLILDREFNQLLKEKKNL; encoded by the coding sequence ATGTTTAATAAGCAAACATCCAATTCAGTGATGATAAATGTAAAGGGGTTAGAAAAAAGCTATAATCTGCAAAAAATCTTGGATAATATTCAATTTGAAATTAAATATGGTGAGAGAATCGGACTTGTTGGACTAAACGGTACAGGGAAAACCACATTAGCCAATCTCATTTTCGGCAAGATTTTACCTGACAAAGGGGTAATTGAGAAATCGAACGATTTAAGAATAGGATACCTTTCACAATCAATTGACTATGAAGTGAATGATTTTCATGAATTTATGTCAGATGTCGCGGATAATGACCTTTTTCAGCATGCCAGTGAACTTGGACTCAGAAAAGTATATGACTGGGAGGATAACCGACTGTCCCATTTAAGCGGCGGGGAAAAACTAAAGCTTGCACTGTCAATGGTTTGGGCTTCAAAGCCAGATTTACTAATCTTAGATGAACCTACTAATCATTTAGATTTTCACGGGATTGAGTGGCTGATTACCGAATTAGAAAAGTTCCATGGACCAGTTTTAATTATCTCACACGACCGTCATTTTTTAGATAAAACAGTCAATCGAATATTTGAATTAGAAATTGGGAAGATTCATTTTTACAACGGAAATTATAGCAATTATCGGAAGGAAAAACAGCTGAGAGTAGAAAATCAACGGCACCAGTACAATGTCCAACAGCGCCAAATAAAATTAGTTGAGGAGCAAATGGACCAGTTAAAATCTTGGTCGGAAAATGCTCATCGTAATTCAACAAAACAAGAGGGCTTTAAAGAATATCATCGGGTAAAGGCAAAAAAGCGAGATAATCAAGTGAAGTCGAAAATGAAGCGCCTACAAAATGAGCTAGAAAAACATAAAGTAGATAAGCCTATTGAAGAAACTAAAGTTCGATTTCAGTTTGAACACCAAGGGAAGAAAGGAAAACGGATTATTGAGGCGAATAATCTTTCTAAAACATTTGACAACAGGACTCTTTTTCGAGATTCCAGCTTTTACATTAATCAGGGGGAACGAATTGGATTCTTAGGGGAAAATGGTTGTGGAAAAACAACGTTAATAAAGATGATTTTTGGTGTGGAGCAGTCTTCGGACGGAGAGCTGTGGAAGAGTGAAAGCATCAAAATTGCTTATTTAAGCCAGGATGTTTCTGATTTACCTATTGATAAATCGACTTTGGAAGCACTAGGCTATACGGACAAAGAGAGTATCCTTAAAACAAGAACCTTACTAGCAAATTTAGGGTTAAAAGAAGATCATATATCTAAGCCAATCGGTTCCTTAAGTCTTGGAGAACGGACTAGGGTTAAGCTGGTTGATATGTTAATGCAGGAATATGACGTACTTATTTTGGATGAACCAACCAATCATCTTGATTTACCCAGCAGGGAACAGCTCGAAAAAACCTTAAATGAGTTTACTGGCACGATTATTACCGTTTCTCATGATTATTATTTTCTAAATAAAATTTGTGATCGACTGCTGGTGTTTGAAAATCAACAAATTAAGCGGTTTGAAATGAAGCCGGAGGAATATCTTACTAAAGATAAGAAGAATGATGAGAATCGTAGAAAAGAAGCTCTAATGATTATTGAAAATCGCATAGCTACGATTCTTGGTGAGCTTTCATTAATAGATCAGGGGGATCCAAAATATCTCATATTGGACCGTGAATTTAATCAGCTTCTCAAAGAAAAGAAAAACCTCTGA
- the acnA gene encoding aconitate hydratase AcnA codes for MVKNDVFNARASFEANGKRYHYYRLSALEETGIGKVSKLPYSVKVLLESVLRQYDGRVISKEHVENLAKWGTDEIKEVDVPFKPARVILQDFTGVPAVVDLASLRKAMADLGGDPDKINPEKTVDLVIDHSVQVDAYGSADSLKINMDYEFERNAERYQFLSWAQKSFNNYRAVPPATGIVHQVNLEYLADVVHVAETDGELEAYPDTLVGTDSHTTMINGLGVLGWGVGGIEAEAGMLGQPSYFPVPEVVGVKLIGELPNGATATDLALKVTQVLRKHGVVGKFVEYFGPGVSTLPLADRATIANMAPEYGATCGFFPIDDEALSYMRLTGREEEQVKVVEEYCKANGLFFDPAFEPVYTDVIEIDLTEIEANLSGPKRPQDLIPLSKMKQEFVKAVSAPQGNQGFGLSSDELEKSAVVKFNNGDETEIKTGAVAIASITSCTNTSNPYVLVGAGLVAKKAVELGMEVPKFVKTSLAPGSKVVTGYLRDSGLLPYLEQIGFNLVGYGCTTCIGNSGPLKEEIEKTIAENDLLVTSVLSGNRNFEGRIHPLVKANYLASPPLVVAYALAGTVNIDFASEAIGKDKDGNDVFFKDIWPSTAEVNDVVKRTVTPELFRKEYENVFGDNQRWNEIKTSNEPLYTWDEDSTYIANPPFFEGLSPEPGKVEPLSGLRVVGKFGDSVTTDHISPAGAIGKNTPAGKYLLEKGVQPRDFNSYGSRRGNHEVMMRGTFANIRIRNQIAPGTEGGFTTYWPTGEVTSIYDACMKYKENGTGLIVLAGKDYGMGSSRDWAAKGTNLLGIKTVLAESFERIHRSNLVLMGVLPLQFKEGESAETLGLTGKETIDVQVDENVKPRDLLKVTATDEAGNKKEFEVLVRFDSEVEIDYYRHGGILQMVLREKLQA; via the coding sequence ATGGTTAAAAATGATGTATTTAACGCACGTGCTTCCTTTGAAGCAAACGGTAAACGCTACCACTATTACCGCTTAAGTGCACTTGAAGAAACAGGTATTGGCAAAGTATCTAAATTGCCATATTCTGTAAAAGTCTTACTTGAATCAGTACTTCGCCAATATGATGGGCGTGTAATCTCAAAAGAGCATGTTGAAAACTTAGCAAAATGGGGAACAGATGAGATTAAAGAAGTAGACGTTCCATTTAAACCAGCTCGTGTTATCCTGCAAGACTTTACTGGAGTTCCAGCAGTTGTCGACCTTGCTTCCTTAAGAAAAGCTATGGCTGACCTTGGCGGAGATCCAGATAAAATAAATCCAGAGAAAACGGTCGATCTTGTTATTGACCACTCCGTACAAGTTGATGCTTACGGTTCTGCGGATTCCTTAAAAATCAATATGGATTATGAATTTGAACGTAATGCTGAACGTTACCAGTTTTTAAGCTGGGCTCAGAAATCATTTAATAACTATCGTGCTGTTCCACCTGCGACCGGGATTGTCCACCAAGTTAACCTTGAGTATTTAGCGGACGTTGTTCATGTTGCTGAAACTGACGGTGAATTAGAGGCTTATCCAGATACATTAGTCGGTACTGATTCTCACACTACGATGATTAACGGTCTTGGCGTTCTTGGATGGGGCGTAGGAGGTATTGAAGCAGAAGCAGGAATGCTTGGACAGCCATCGTATTTCCCAGTGCCAGAAGTAGTAGGGGTTAAACTAATTGGCGAGCTTCCAAACGGTGCCACTGCAACTGACCTTGCACTTAAAGTAACGCAAGTTCTTCGTAAACACGGAGTTGTTGGTAAATTCGTTGAATATTTTGGACCAGGGGTTTCTACATTACCACTTGCAGACCGTGCAACAATTGCGAATATGGCTCCTGAATATGGTGCCACATGCGGATTCTTCCCAATTGACGATGAAGCATTAAGCTACATGCGCCTAACTGGTCGTGAAGAAGAGCAAGTTAAGGTTGTTGAAGAATATTGTAAAGCAAACGGACTATTCTTCGATCCAGCTTTCGAACCAGTCTATACAGATGTAATCGAAATTGATCTTACCGAAATTGAAGCAAATCTTTCTGGTCCAAAGCGTCCACAAGATTTAATTCCACTTTCTAAAATGAAGCAAGAATTCGTGAAAGCTGTTTCTGCACCACAAGGAAACCAAGGATTCGGCTTAAGCAGTGATGAGCTTGAAAAATCAGCTGTCGTAAAATTTAATAACGGTGACGAAACTGAAATTAAAACAGGTGCAGTTGCGATCGCTTCAATCACAAGCTGTACAAACACTTCTAACCCATATGTTTTAGTGGGTGCAGGTCTTGTTGCAAAAAAAGCAGTTGAACTAGGAATGGAAGTTCCAAAGTTTGTTAAAACCTCTTTGGCACCAGGATCAAAGGTTGTAACTGGATACCTTCGTGATTCAGGATTACTTCCATACCTTGAGCAAATCGGCTTCAACCTAGTTGGTTATGGATGTACAACATGTATCGGTAACTCCGGTCCATTAAAAGAAGAAATTGAAAAAACAATTGCTGAAAACGATCTTTTAGTTACTTCTGTACTTTCAGGTAACCGTAACTTTGAAGGACGAATTCATCCGCTTGTAAAAGCAAACTATCTTGCTTCACCACCACTTGTTGTTGCTTACGCACTTGCTGGTACTGTAAACATTGATTTCGCTTCTGAAGCAATTGGTAAAGATAAAGACGGCAACGATGTCTTCTTCAAGGATATTTGGCCATCCACTGCTGAAGTTAATGATGTTGTGAAACGCACGGTTACTCCTGAACTATTCCGTAAAGAATACGAGAACGTGTTCGGTGACAACCAGCGTTGGAATGAAATCAAAACAAGCAATGAGCCATTATATACTTGGGATGAAGATTCAACATATATCGCAAACCCACCATTCTTTGAAGGCCTATCACCAGAACCTGGCAAAGTAGAACCTTTATCAGGACTTCGTGTGGTTGGTAAGTTTGGTGACTCTGTTACAACAGACCATATTTCACCTGCAGGGGCTATTGGTAAAAATACTCCAGCTGGTAAATACTTGCTTGAAAAAGGCGTTCAGCCTCGTGACTTTAACTCCTACGGTTCTCGCCGCGGTAACCATGAAGTTATGATGCGCGGAACATTTGCGAACATTCGTATTCGTAATCAAATCGCACCAGGAACAGAAGGCGGTTTCACTACTTACTGGCCAACTGGCGAAGTAACATCGATTTACGATGCTTGTATGAAGTATAAAGAAAACGGCACTGGCCTGATTGTTCTTGCTGGTAAGGATTACGGAATGGGTTCTTCACGTGACTGGGCTGCAAAAGGTACCAACCTTTTAGGCATTAAAACAGTTCTTGCTGAAAGCTTTGAACGAATTCACCGTTCAAACCTCGTGTTAATGGGTGTACTTCCACTTCAATTTAAAGAAGGCGAAAGCGCTGAAACACTTGGTTTAACCGGTAAAGAAACAATTGATGTCCAAGTAGATGAAAACGTAAAACCACGTGACCTTCTAAAAGTAACAGCTACAGACGAAGCTGGTAACAAGAAAGAATTCGAAGTACTTGTTCGTTTCGATTCTGAAGTTGAAATTGATTACTATCGTCACGGCGGGATTCTGCAAATGGTTCTACGCGAAAAATTACAAGCTTAA
- the sspO gene encoding small acid-soluble spore protein O — MVKRKSNHVISRMNAAKGQGKGAGFNEELASEPELSAKERMNNKKRKKNQ; from the coding sequence ATGGTAAAACGAAAATCTAATCATGTAATTTCAAGGATGAATGCTGCTAAAGGCCAAGGAAAAGGAGCCGGTTTCAACGAGGAATTAGCAAGTGAACCGGAATTATCAGCAAAAGAGAGAATGAACAATAAAAAGCGCAAGAAAAATCAATAA
- a CDS encoding small acid-soluble spore protein P, with protein sequence MNKNDGKDMRKNAQKQSGQPVPLSGSHKVKNNNHSRAKHNSHHDM encoded by the coding sequence ATGAACAAAAACGATGGAAAAGATATGCGGAAAAATGCACAAAAGCAGTCTGGCCAGCCTGTACCATTGAGCGGTTCTCATAAAGTAAAGAATAACAATCATTCAAGAGCGAAACACAACTCACATCATGATATGTAA
- the selA gene encoding L-seryl-tRNA(Sec) selenium transferase — MKEWLRSIPAVHELQNHGEFLDLLNESQLDHSQLTKQLKNTLEQIRYSIINDQWQGAIPGTTQFIDELFTTMKVKVKKQLSYTIEKVINATGTILHTNLGRARLSKKAIRHVVETAHNYSNLEYKLNEGERGSRHSHVETLLKDITGAEAAMVVNNNASAVYLVLRALAKNKEVIVSRGQLVEIGGSFRISSIMEESGALLKEVGTTNKTHLYDYENAVSAETAIVMKVHTSNFKVVGFTKSVETEELIELTKRLEGVVFYEDLGSGVLYDFRKHGIGEEPVVKEVIELGADVVTFSGDKLLGGPQAGIIVGKKCVIDRLKKHQLARVVRVDKMTLAALEGTLIDYARSETAMRNIPTIRDLLVSLNELDERSKAFVTKLLQRTNRFQAKVFQDASQVGGGTMPDVLLPTMVIALKHESLTAEQLARKLRTESKPAIIARIQKDEFLLDLRTVTPEEEDILLEALQNINPS, encoded by the coding sequence GTGAAAGAATGGTTACGTTCAATCCCAGCAGTCCATGAACTTCAAAATCATGGAGAATTTTTAGATCTTCTTAATGAAAGTCAGCTCGATCATTCTCAGCTTACAAAGCAATTAAAAAATACCCTTGAGCAAATTAGGTATTCCATCATAAACGATCAATGGCAGGGAGCTATTCCTGGAACAACCCAATTTATTGATGAATTATTTACTACTATGAAAGTAAAAGTAAAAAAACAATTATCTTATACGATTGAAAAAGTAATTAATGCAACGGGTACAATATTACATACAAATCTTGGAAGGGCGAGATTAAGCAAGAAAGCGATTCGCCATGTGGTAGAAACGGCGCACAATTATTCAAATCTTGAATACAAACTAAATGAAGGGGAACGCGGTTCACGCCATAGTCATGTTGAAACACTTCTGAAAGACATTACCGGTGCTGAAGCAGCTATGGTCGTTAATAATAATGCATCCGCCGTTTATCTTGTATTAAGGGCACTTGCAAAAAATAAAGAGGTTATTGTTTCTAGGGGACAGCTTGTTGAAATCGGCGGCTCGTTCCGTATCTCTTCCATTATGGAAGAAAGTGGAGCCTTACTTAAAGAAGTAGGAACAACCAATAAAACACATCTTTACGATTACGAGAATGCTGTTTCTGCTGAAACCGCAATTGTGATGAAGGTCCACACAAGTAACTTTAAAGTAGTCGGATTTACAAAATCTGTCGAAACGGAAGAACTGATAGAATTAACAAAAAGGTTAGAGGGTGTTGTTTTTTACGAAGACCTTGGCAGTGGAGTACTCTATGACTTCCGTAAGCATGGAATTGGTGAGGAACCGGTCGTGAAAGAGGTCATTGAATTAGGAGCAGATGTAGTTACCTTTAGTGGAGACAAGCTTTTAGGCGGACCACAGGCAGGGATTATCGTCGGAAAAAAATGTGTAATTGACCGATTAAAAAAACACCAGTTAGCAAGAGTTGTTCGGGTTGATAAAATGACGTTAGCTGCACTTGAGGGTACATTAATCGATTATGCACGCAGTGAAACAGCAATGAGAAATATTCCAACAATCCGTGATTTGTTAGTTTCTCTTAATGAATTAGACGAAAGGTCGAAAGCATTTGTTACAAAGTTGTTACAAAGGACAAATAGATTTCAGGCAAAAGTTTTTCAAGATGCAAGCCAAGTGGGCGGGGGAACAATGCCTGATGTCCTGCTCCCAACTATGGTCATTGCTTTAAAACACGAGTCCCTTACTGCAGAGCAGCTAGCAAGAAAACTTCGAACAGAATCGAAGCCAGCGATCATCGCACGGATTCAAAAAGATGAATTTCTCCTTGATCTAAGAACGGTGACTCCAGAAGAAGAAGATATCTTACTTGAAGCATTACAAAACATAAACCCCTCATAA
- a CDS encoding Hsp20/alpha crystallin family protein codes for MTKKKQQQNQSFDFDLVEKWLENYFLDPLTSYYDQTQFQIDLYETEKEWIVEAILNEFEASEIKVYIEETILMISACKSPPSAILKKSRSIEFPFLVTRQEVSASFTNGILEVLISKTENGLGKNRFITLP; via the coding sequence ATGACAAAAAAGAAACAACAGCAGAATCAATCCTTTGATTTTGATTTAGTGGAAAAATGGCTGGAGAATTATTTTTTGGACCCGCTTACATCCTATTATGACCAAACTCAATTCCAAATCGATCTTTATGAGACTGAAAAGGAATGGATTGTCGAGGCTATTTTAAATGAATTTGAAGCTTCAGAAATAAAGGTATATATAGAAGAAACAATATTAATGATTTCTGCTTGCAAATCCCCCCCTTCTGCTATATTAAAAAAGAGCCGTTCGATTGAATTCCCTTTTCTCGTTACGAGACAAGAAGTATCCGCATCATTCACAAATGGAATATTAGAGGTTTTAATATCTAAGACTGAAAATGGATTAGGAAAAAACAGATTTATTACCCTGCCTTAA
- the selD gene encoding selenide, water dikinase SelD encodes MDMLSEKEKIRLTSLSTKAGUGCKIGPEDLAQVLRLLPKQEPVPELLVGLDTSDDAGVYRLTDSIALIQTVDYFTPIVDDPYMFGQITAANALSDVYAMGGEPKTVLNIVGYPIKKLGAEMLSEILRGAADKVKEAGAITVGGHSIDDQEPKFGLSVTGIVHPDKVWKNVGANPGDVLVLTKPIGVGIITTGIKRCAVTPLQEQVVTETMAMLNKTAAEVLMNYQPHSVTDVTGFGLLGHGSEMARGSDVSFEFSFSQVPILEGAVELARDGVVPGGSKSNHEWLSDDVVYEGIVPEEQLVLCDAITSGGLLISISEEHAAEYVDKLKSKGLTHAAIIGKVTEKKDKLIYVKR; translated from the coding sequence GTGGACATGTTGAGTGAAAAAGAAAAAATTCGCCTGACTTCTTTATCAACAAAAGCTGGTTGAGGCTGCAAAATTGGTCCAGAGGACCTGGCGCAAGTTTTGCGTCTATTACCTAAACAAGAACCTGTTCCCGAATTATTAGTGGGACTTGATACATCTGATGATGCCGGGGTATATCGTTTAACCGACTCCATCGCATTAATTCAAACCGTTGACTATTTCACCCCAATAGTAGATGACCCCTATATGTTTGGTCAAATCACAGCTGCAAATGCGTTAAGTGATGTCTACGCAATGGGCGGGGAACCGAAAACCGTATTGAATATTGTCGGCTACCCGATTAAAAAGCTCGGTGCAGAGATGCTTTCCGAAATCCTTCGCGGTGCCGCTGATAAAGTAAAGGAAGCGGGAGCAATAACGGTTGGCGGTCATTCAATTGATGATCAAGAGCCAAAATTTGGCCTATCAGTTACAGGTATTGTACATCCTGACAAGGTATGGAAAAATGTTGGCGCAAACCCTGGTGATGTTCTTGTATTGACAAAACCGATTGGTGTGGGAATCATTACTACAGGGATAAAAAGATGTGCGGTAACCCCTTTACAGGAACAAGTGGTGACCGAAACGATGGCGATGCTCAATAAAACAGCTGCAGAAGTGTTAATGAATTATCAGCCACATTCTGTTACTGATGTAACCGGGTTTGGGTTACTTGGCCATGGCAGTGAAATGGCGCGTGGTAGTGATGTGAGTTTTGAATTTTCCTTTAGTCAAGTTCCCATTCTTGAGGGAGCAGTTGAACTAGCAAGAGATGGTGTGGTTCCTGGAGGATCTAAGTCCAATCATGAATGGTTAAGTGATGACGTCGTTTATGAAGGCATTGTTCCTGAAGAACAGCTTGTCCTTTGTGATGCCATTACCTCTGGTGGTCTTCTTATTTCAATTAGTGAAGAACATGCTGCTGAGTATGTCGATAAGCTCAAATCTAAGGGATTAACTCATGCTGCAATTATTGGCAAGGTGACTGAGAAAAAGGATAAACTTATTTATGTTAAGCGATGA